The Methylomonas montana DNA window GCCTTACAAATTATCGAATCCTGCGTCAACTGTTATGCCTGCGAGCCATTGTGCCCCAGCAAGGCTATCTATATGTCCGAAAAAGCCGGGCATTTCAGGATCAACCCGAAAAAATGCACCGAATGCGAAGGCGATTATAAAGATACCCAATGCGCCAGCATCTGCCCGATCGAAGGAGCGATCCTCGATGCCTTGGGTGTGCCGATCAATCCGCCCGGCTCATTGACCGGTATTCCGCCGGAAAAAATGGCAGAAGCGATGGCGGAACTGCAAGCCCATTGACGGCCATGGCCACCGTCCATTTTTACGAAAAGCCGGGGTGTTTGAACAATACCCGGCAAAAGCAGCTGTTGAGTGCCGCTGGGCATTTGCTGGTGATTTACGATCTGTTGCAGCATCCTTGGGCTAACGACCCTGCCAAACTGCGCTCGTTTTTCGGCGATAAACCGGTGTCGGATTGGTTTAACCGCAGCGCACCGGCCGTCAAGCAGGGCTTGATCGATCCCGATGCATTGGACGAACAACAGGCTATCGAGTTAATGGTGGCCCAGCCCTTATTGATTCGCCGGCCTTTGATGGAAGCCGACAATCGGCGCGTCAGCGGCTTCGACGAAGCGGAGGTCGATGCCTGGCTAGGCTTGAAATCACCGCCGACCGGTAAGGATCTGGAAAGCTGCCCCAGACAGTCGCATGCCGAGGCTTGCAAGCCATGAACAGCCTAAAGTTGGAGAGCGACGACGGCGTACCGCTGGCGATAGCGCTCTCGGAGCGAGTGTATTGGGTCGGCGCGTTCGATCCGAATCTACGCACTTTCGACATCATCCTGAAAACCGCCAACGGCACCAGCTACAACGCTTATGTGATTCGCGGCAGCGAAGGCGTAGCGGTGATCGACACTGTCAAGGAAGGCTTTGCCAACGACTTTTTTGCCCGGCTGGAAAGCGTCGCCGATTATTCGGAAATCAAAGTCATCGTCCTCAATCATTTGGAGCCCGATCACACCGGTGCCTTGCCGGAACTGATGAAACGGGCGCCGCAAGCGCAGTTGTTCATTTCCCAAAAAGCTCAATCCATGTTGAAAGGCCTGCTGAAACAGGATGAATTGAGTTTTACGCCAGTCGTGACCGGCGACAAGGTATCGCTGGGCGACCGCAGCCTGGAGTTTTTGCACACCCCGTATCTGCACTGGCCGGACACGCAATGTACCTATGCGCCGGAAGAGGCCATGTTGTTCTCCGGTGATGTATTTGGTTGCCATTTTTGCGATAAGCGCTTGTACAACGACAAGGTCGGCGACTTTCGGTTTTCCTTCGAATACTACTACGCTCATATCATGCGGCCGTTCAAGGAATACGTGGTACACGCCTTGGAGTTGATCGAGCCGTTGCCGCTGAAATTGATCGCACCCACTCACGGCCCGATTCTGCGCGACCATCCGCAGCATTACATCCAGCGCTACCGGCAGTTGTCTACGCCGGCCTTGCACAACGAACTCAAGCCCAACCAGAAAACCCTTTTAATTTTTTATATCAGCTCCTACGGCAACACCCGGCGCATGGCCGAAGCGATTTATCAGGGCGCGATGCAAGTCGAGGACGTACGCGTGTCCTTGTACGACCTGGAAGGCGGCGAGGTCTCGCCATTCGTCGATCTGATCGAGGAAGCCGAAGGCTTGGTGTTGGGCACGCCGACTATTAACGGCGATGCGGTCAAGCCGATCTGGGATTTGTTGTCCTCGCTGACCGTGGTCAATCTGAAAAATAAACTGGGCGGCGTATTCGGTTCTTACGGTTGGACCGGAGAAGGCGTGCGCTTGGTCGAAGACCGCTTGCGCGGCCTGAAGTTGCGGGTGCCGATACCGGGCCTCAGGGTCAAGCTGATTCCGACCGACGACGAGATTTTGGAATGCAAGGCCTTCGGCCTGGAACTGGCTCAGGAGTTGACCGGGATCAGAGAGTCGAAAGTCATTAATTTTGCGGATCTGTAAGGCGATAACAGACGCTCGCTATTGAGCCCGCAATGTTGTGCGCGGGCCAAACCGATCCAAGGACGTATCGGGGAATTCATCGGCCGCAAGGTCGATGAAAATCGGGAATCGATGAGATTCCAAACCGGGAGTCCTCAGATTAGAGGCTGCCGAGATGACATTTCAAACCTTATGGAGTTTTTACAATGGCCAAATCGACCATTACATTTGAAGATATTAATGTGACTGTTACCGTCCCGGCCGGCACCCGAGTGATCGAGGTTTCCGAAAAAGTGGGATCGGGTATTACCTACGGTTGCCGGGAAGGCGACTGCGGCACCTGCATCATGAAGGTGACCTCCGGTTGGAACAATCTGACCGAGCCGTCGGTATTGGAAGACAAAATTTTGCGGGAAAACATGGCCGGCAAACACAACCGTCTGGCGTGCCAAGCGCAAGTATTGGGCGGGGAAATTTCCCTTAAACCCGTTTAATCCACGCAAAAGGAGGAACAGATGGCATTAATCACATTTACCAGTCCCGAATATCGGGATAAAACCGTTTACGCCGTAGCCGGCAGCCATACTCAAACGATTTTGAAGTTGGCGCTGGAAAATAAAATTCCCATCAATTTCGAATGCGAAGACGGCGAGTGCGGCACTTGCGCGGTCCGGGTCACCAGCATCGATAAAAAAATGGAGCGTATGGGTGGCACGATGACCGAGAAGGAAAAATCCCTGCTGAAACAGATCGGGAAAGTGACGACCGAACAGTTGGAGCAAATGATCGTCGACGATTTGCCGCCCGAGTGGCGCTTGGCGTGTCAGATGATCGTCAGGGATGAAGATATTCGGGTCGAATATTAACCCGCGTCGTCGTTAAAAAAGGCCGGAGGACCGATAATGAACTGCATACTTGCCATACAACCGACAAATCGGACAGAGCCAACGGTTATGAAGAAGTCGCGGCAGCACATTTATCAAGATCTGATGGCCTGCGCCGGCCAGTCGCCCAATCGCGTCTGGCTGGCGCAAATCATCGCCAGCTGGTCGGTCGGCGATGGGGTACTCCCCGACAGTTTGGGTTTGAGTTCTGAGCAGTTTCAACAACTTCTCGACCATTATTTCCCCGGTTACCCCTTGGCCGAGCAGGCGTATTCAGGCAGCAGTCTGGATTACAGCCGGATGTTGGAAAAACAGGATCTGGAAATCCTGCTGGTGCAATTCGCATCGCAGTCCGGAGTCGAAACCGAATGGCTGATCGCGATGATCGTCTCGGCTTGCCTGGGCAACGATCACTTGTGGCAGGATTTGGGCTTGTGGTCGCGTAGCGACCTGTCGGCGCTGTTGGCGCATAATTTCCCCGAACTGGTGAATCGCAACAGCAAGGATATGAAATGGAAGAAGTTTCTGTATAAACAGCTTTGCGAAGCGGAAGGTTTATACGTTTGCCGGGCACCGTCCTGCGAAGTTTGTAAAGACTATCAGCAGTGTTTCGGGCCGGAGGATTGAGCGGATTTGCGATCTATAGAGTCAGCGCCTGGCGCGGCGTTTATCGCCATCCACGAATTAATTCAGAAAACCGGCTCAATGGAGCCGGTTTTTACAGTGAAAGCCAAATGTTTAAAACTTATATCCCACTTGCGCGAAGAAGGTGCGCTGCGGTAATGGGTGATTGTAAAACGCTTGGTAGTCGTTGATATTGTCGATACCGGCCGATACATGACCTGCCTTGTTGAAGCGGTAGGTGGCTTTCAAGTCGACATAGACCGATTCGCTAAACGCGCTGTAATACGGCAATTGCAAATCCGAATTATCCAGTTGCGAAAACTGTCTGCCCGAATAACGGGTGCCGACTGAAAAATCCCAATCATTGCCATAGTGGTAAGTGGTCAGCAAATTGGCTCTATAGTTCGGCATCAAAGGAAATTGCTTGCCCACATAGGCAGGGTTGCGCTCGTTCTCGATGATTTCGGCATTGAGGATGGTGGTATTGAGTTTTACGTCGAAATTGGACCCAAACACCCGATCATGATTGACAGTAAAATCCAGACCGTCGGTTTCTACTTCGCCTATCGATGAAACCAAGGTGCTTAACACCGAACTACCCGGCAGATATATCGATTGGTTATAAATCGCGTTACGGACATTTTCGTGGAAAAGGTTCAAGCGAATATAGCCGTTATTAAAGTCATACTCGGCCAGCAAGTTGTGATGAGTGCCATCCTCGGGTTTCAATGTGGCGTCCGCAAAAGAGACGTTGCCGCTGACGCCGCTCGAGTTGCCAAATAATTCTTCAGGCAGCGGAAATTTATAGGCTTTGCCGACGGAATAACGAAATTTCCAGCGGCCCGGCTCATAACCCAGCGAGAATTTAGGCGACCATCTCGACACTTGTCTGTCTGTTGGATTCAATGCGCCCGCCATTGCTTGGGCATTGGTTAATCCACTTCCTGTTGGGGCTGTTGATGTTAAATAAATGCCGTCATAAGTATTCCAGCGCTCGAGGCGTGTGCCGATCGTGGCATCCCAATCTTGCATGAAGCGCCAACTGAGTTGTCCAAACAGTGCGTGGGTATCGGTTGTGCCGCCGCTTTGGCTGCTGATCGGATTACCGGAAATTTTAGTATTGGTTGCGTAATTGCTTAAATTGTATTGCGTTAATAAAATTCTCGAATGCTGAAATTCGTAACCGGTAGAAAAAGACAGGTCTTTACGGCCTAAAAACTCGTCGTTATTGAATTTTGTAGACAGACTGAACCAACCGGAATCGTCAAAAGAACTATCCCGTCCGGTAGTCACCCGGTTAGGGTCGTTAGGGTGATAGTTTGAGCTTATCGTTTGGTCTTTAAGAATATCGAAAAGGCTAATATTGGTATTGTTAAACCAATTTCCAATGATGCGCCCCTTCAATCCCCAACCTAACGTTAATGTTTCGCGCTTTTGAGTGCTTGCGCCTAAGGTGGTCGGGTTGTTAGTGAGAACTCGTCCATTCACGCTATAGCGCGCATACTGCGATGGATATATGGTGTTGCCATTGACGTCCGTAATAAACGATTGGCCGACATTGGTTCTTTCGAATTCCTGGTAGGCAGCTGTAAACATCGTATCCAGTTCTGGCGTAATCGCATAGTTGGCTTTCCATTTATACAGATTATCGGTCGAATGTTGAATGCCATCGTCGCCATAGTTATAGCGCAATGCGCCGGTCCGTGGATTTCTCTCGAGATTGGCGCCCGTCGTCGCGTTGGCTAATCTTGCTCCTGTCGCGGCGGCGGGATTGTCGACACCATGCTGCGGCGTCATCGGTTGTCCTTCGTTCTCGATATGGTTGTACGAGAAATAGGTGCTGAAATCGCCGAACTTATCGCCGTAAGAGCCGAAGGTCTTAAAACCTTGCAAATTGGCTTTTGTGCCTTCGAATTCGTAAGGTTGCACGAAATAGGTCGCTTCGGTGTATATCTCGCGTTTTTGCGGCATCAATGTGTTGTAGTTGATCACGCCGCCCATCGCATTGCCGCTGTATTCGGCGGAAAATGGTCCGGATAATATATCCACGGATTTGATTTCGCCCGGACCGATCAGGCCCCAGCGCGGCGAACCGTTAAAGCTGATTTGCAACGGATTCCAAATCGGCATGCCGTCCATGAAAGCCATCACCCGACCGCCTTGATAGGGATTGGAGCCGCGCATACCGATAGGCGCGTTCTGGTCGCCGATATAACGCTGCCGGGCAAACACCCCTGATTCATATTTGACGGAGTCAACCGTCGTTACCGCGTTAGTTTTCTCAATCGCTTTCTTGGTAACCTTGGTTTTCGGCGTAGAAAAATCGGTTTTGGAAGGGGTTTCCGGTCGGCCGTCTTCCGATTCCTCGCTGACGATGACATCGGATAATGTCGAGATTTCCTGCTTATCGGCGGCTTGGAGAACCAGCGGCATGGCCATCATGCCGGGCAGCATCAATAGTGCGGGGCTAATTTTTGTTGTTGTACGCATATAAGACATCTCAATAAGACCATAAAAAATGCCGTCAGCCGATAGGCTGAGTTTGACGAAGACTTTAGCCGTCAAGAGGCATCCCGATAGTCCCGCAAGATCGGCGCCAAAATCGCAACACATTGAATTTATGTTGAAAATATCGGTGAGGCTTTTGTTTTAACTATTTAACTATGTTATTTGACTTATTTTTGTTGCTATTTATGCGATATGGCCAGCTTATTTGGTGGCGATGAGGGGTGCGGATTGGCTTTTATCTGGAAGAGAACGCGCTATAAAGTCAGAAAATTCATAAATTTAAATTCTATTGCGGGTTTTATGCCGAAAAGAAGGCTTTGACCGAAGTAAACCCATGGTCGATTCCTCAGCGGCGCCGGCGGCAGTTTGTCAATAATAAAACTGTGTTAAATAACTTATGCGTTTACGACCGCTTAGCGCGAAAGGTACAGGGCTTGCTGGCATTTTTGTGATGGCTTGAATCTGGTTGCGGCCGGCGTTAATCTGCACGTTGGACAGCGTTGCCGGGAATCGGCCGGTCAATAATCAATTTGAACAAAGGGTATCTATGAACATCAAAAACACGCTGGCGGCCTTGGCGTTAATGTTGGCCGGCAACCAAGGGGTTATGGCGGATCAGACGGCGATCAAGCCGTTCAAGCCTGGCAGCTATCAACAGATTTTGGCGGCAAACGCCAATCAACCGTTGATGTTGGCGGTTTGGTCGGTGGATTGCCCGTCTTGCTTGAAAGACATGGAAATCCTGAACAAGATTCACGAGAAACGCCCGGCGTTGAAAATCGTGATGCTGGCGACCGACGACGCGGAAGCGTTGCCGGAGATTCAGCGCATCATCGATAGTCATAAACTGAGCGGCTTGGAAAATTGGGCGTTTGTCTCGGATAACCCGGAAAAACTGCGTTACGAAATCGATCCGGCTTGGTACGGCGAATTGCCCAGGACTTATTTCTTCGACGCGACGCATCAACGCGAGGGCAAGAGCGGGGCGATGTCATTGGAAGAATTCGAAGCGCAATTTAGCAAGATGAGGATGTAAGCAAATTCAGTGCGCCGACAATCGATGTTACAGCCAAAGTTGATCATCCTGGTCGGCAAACTGGCGATACCGCAAATGCTGCCGGTCGATAAACGTCAGCGACGTCATCGGTGGCCTGCATCGCTTGAGTTTTCACGGCCACGATACCGAGTCATCCCGCTGCCGCATCCATCCGGCATCGCACCGAGCCGGGCGCCAGCTTGCTGCAAACTGCGTTGGCAATCATTCAGGAACATGCGGTCTGGCGACAGGTGTTGAGCGGTTGATGGCCAAGCAACCTGGGTACAATCCTTAATATGGGCTATTGTCGGGTGTTTTCGGATTCTATGGGCCAACCTATAGGATGTGCCGACGGCAGGAGGCGCATCGATCGAGTCAACATTACACCATGACAGAATACCGTCGATTTTACATACCCAACGCCATGTGGTTTTTCACCGTCAATCTTGCGGAGCGGAAAAACAACTATTTGTTGATTGATAAGATCGATGTATTGCGAAATGCTTTTCGATATGTAAAACAACGCAGACCTTTCCAAATTGATGCCATTGTCATATTGCCTGAACACTTACATTGTATTTGGACATTACCGCCCGATGACGGTGATTTTTCTGTCAGATGGAATATGTTGAAAGGACGGTTTTCCAGGTCAATTGACCATGGAGAAAGAATTTCAAAAAGCCGCCAAAAACGCCACGAACGAGGTATTTGGCAGCGGCGATTGTGGGCACATTTGATCGAAGACCAAGACGATTACAATCGCCATGTCGATTATATTCATTGGAATCCGGTAAAGCACGGCCATGTCAAAAGCGCAATCGATTGGCCGTATTCAAGTTTTCACCGTTTTGTGAAACAGGGTGTTTATGAAGAAAATTGGGGGGAGAGCGAAGAGCCGGATATTAAAGGTATCGAGTAACTCGACAGATGCGCCTCCTCACGTCGGCACATCCTATTTAGCGCACGCTATCGCATTGAAAACACAATAAAGGTAGTCCAAAATAGGTTGTGCCGAGCCATGCGAGGCGCAACGATCGCGGTCGATGCGCCCGATGGCAGTATCCTATTTTCGCTAGGATTTAGCGCACCTTATCGCGTTCAACCTTTCCTCGGTGGGTAGAGCGTGGTGTCTATCCATTAAATTGGGCTGGAGCTGACGGAGGTTTATATGAATTCGAGTAGTTTAAAAATTCGGCGCAATGCCCGTTGGTTATTGCGCCTTACGGCCTTGAGACGGAGGCTTCGGCCTCCTCTGACCCGATGTGCGGTGCAACGCTTTGTTATGCTGTTGATTTATGAAGTTTTTCGGCAAAAGAAAACCTTTCGATAATTTGTAGCCAAGGGATGCCTTGAAAGAGTTGGCGGAAACAAAACATGTTTGTTTACTATGTCTTCTGAGAAATCGGATTCGTTTACAGCAGTAACAGAAAAACCCTTGCTTTCAACAATTCGTGAAAAATCATCCCCAAATATCCTAAGATGATCGCATTGCCCAAAATGCTTTGTCCTGTCTTCTAATGAAACTATGGACGAATCCTCATATGTTTTTTCAAGATTGTCTTTTTGTGGCACAGTAAAGATTGCAATGCCTTTTGAACACAAAACCCTATGCACTTCTTCAAGTGCCTTTTGATAGTCAGGCACATGTTCAAGGACATCGAAAGCGATTACGGTATAGAATTGTTCATTTTCTATTTGGGGCATATATGACATATCCACCTTGAGGTCGCAATCTTGTCGGAAATAATCTGCTGTAACATATTGTGCAGATTTTTCTCGAATAACTGAAGTGATGATCTCTTCTGGAGCAAAGTGTAAGAGTTTTCTGTCAGTAATTATTTTGCCAAAGGACAGTTCCTCAATATTTTGAAGAGCTATAATGAATAATCGTTGCCTTATTCCAGAACGACATTTCGGACAATTTGTATGGTTATGCCACGAATCACTCAAAAAGTGACGCCCTTCCCATCCGCAAATGTTGCACTGAACTTTCTTTGGAATGGACAGTGAAACTGACTGGCAGAAATTTTTTGTTATTTTCACGAATTGTCTCGCGGTTTCCGTTGGCGACTTCATAATCATTTTTCTCCTGTGTTTGTAGCATAACAAGTTATTAAGCTGTTAACAGTATATCTACCGCGAAACCTGAGTTGCAATAATAAATTTGAGGACTGCAAGGATTTTATGCGACATGAAGTCGTTTAAACAGCTGTTTTCAACTGGTATGTGTACTCAGCTAGAAAACCTATCGTTCCTACGATGGTAGCCTACCGGCACATGCGATTTCAATAATGAGAAGGTCTGAAGCTGCCGGGACATTGTAAGCCATCAGTTTAATCGTGGAAGCCCGTGTAGGGCGCAATAACCAACGGGCATTGCGCCGCATTCTAATTTGGCTACGGCCCCGGCGCCAAGTCCGACAAATCGGTATTCTGCTCACTCAACGACCAACCGCCCCCCAAGGCTTTATACAACTGTACCTGAGCGACCAGTACATCCAAGCGGGCCTGCACCCGGCTGTTCTCGGTGCTGAGATAGCTGGTCTGCGTGTTCAACAAAGCCTGATAGTCGATGGCGCCCAGCCGATAGCGTTCCTGGGAGATGTTATAAGCCAGCCGGGCTTGTTCGGCGGCGGTCTGCAGCGCTTTCAGCCGGCGGCTGGAGTTGTTGTAAATGGCGGCGGCGTCTTCGACTTCCTTAAACGCCGTCAGCACGGTTTTCCGATAGGTTTCCGCCAATTCTGCGTTCGCAGCCAGCGCATTACTCAATGCGCCTTCCAAACGCCCGCCTTGGAACAAGGGTTGGGTCAGGCCGGCCGCCAGCGTCGCCGCGACGCCGGCCGGTTGCGGGTTGGCCAGTATGCTGCCCAGACTAAGCTGTAGTTTGGGATAAAACGCGGCGCGGGCCACGGCGATGTCGGCGTTGGCGGCGATCAGCTGCATTTCCAACTGGCCAATGTCCGGCCGGCGTTGCAACAGCGTGGCCGGCTGCTCGGCGGCGATGCCGGGCACGACCAGATCGGCGAAGCGGGCAGCTTCCAGTGGCACCGTTTGCGGCGGATGGCCCAGTAAAATCGTCAGGCTGTTTTCCGCCAAAGTCTGTTGTTGCATCAATAAATCCAGGCTGGCGCGGGCATTGGCTTGTGCGGTGCGCTGCTGCGCCACTTCCAGCACATAGGCCGCGCCGGCCTGTTGCCGGGCTTCGATGATAGTCAGAATCGCGTTAACCGTGTCCAGAAAGTCGCTGGCGATTTGCCGGCGTTCTTGAATGGCTAGAAGATTGAAATAAGCCTGGCCGACATCTGCCATCACCACCAGTTGCAAGGCGTCGCGGGCGAAGATTTGACTTAACATCAGAGCGGTGCCGGCATCGCGTCTGGCGCGATTGGCGCCCCATAAATCCACTTCGTAGCCGATGTCGATCTGACCGCTGGTTTGTTGACTGTCGGTTTTATTGTTTCTGCTATCGGTAAAATCGCCGCTCAACGAGGCGGCCGGCCACAGTCCGGCGCCGGCGATCTTGGCTTGGGCGCGGGCCTGCTCGACACGTTGCCTGGCGGCAGCCAGATCGTTGTTGTAGGCCAAAGCCTCGCTCATCAAGCGGTTGAGTTGGCTGCTGGAAAAGGCTTGCCACCATTGCGGATCGACCGTGGTTGAGCCGGATTGCGCTGGCTCATGCCATTGCGCCGGGGTTTCCACCGTCGGCCGCTGGTACTCCGTCAGTAAATTGCAGCCACTCGTCAACAGCAAGATACCAACATATAGAAATCGGAAAGGCATTAACCAGCCCCTAAAAGTCCTTGATATTTCGTCAGGGCTAAGGCCGTTGAAGCCCCAGTTGGTTTGCCCTTCGACAGGCTTAGTTCCCAACGGGGCATAAAGGCGAACGGCACTTGGTTTGACGCGAATGACCATATTCATTCCGCCGCCAAGGCCACGACCGGGTCCAGATGCGCCGCCTTGCGGGCCGGCAAATAGCCGAACAGCAAGCCGGTGCCGAAGGCGCAGGAAAAAGCTAATATCGCCGGCAGCGGCGAAAATAGTACCGCCATCTCAAAATATTTCAGGACATAGCCGACCGCGAAGCCTAGTAGTACCCCCATCAAACCACCCAAGGTACAGACCACCGCCGCTTCGGTATTGAATTGCAGCAAAATGTCGCGGCGGCGGGCGCCGGTGGCGATACGGATACCGATCTCTCGGGTGCGCTCGGTGACGCTGACCAGCATGATATTCATCACGCCGATACCGCCAACCAGCAAGGAAATCGCCGCGACGATGCCCAGCATCAAGGTAAAGGTGTTTTGGGTTTCGGTGGCCG harbors:
- a CDS encoding 2Fe-2S iron-sulfur cluster-binding protein, which translates into the protein MALITFTSPEYRDKTVYAVAGSHTQTILKLALENKIPINFECEDGECGTCAVRVTSIDKKMERMGGTMTEKEKSLLKQIGKVTTEQLEQMIVDDLPPEWRLACQMIVRDEDIRVEY
- a CDS encoding nitrogen fixation protein NifQ; the encoded protein is MKKSRQHIYQDLMACAGQSPNRVWLAQIIASWSVGDGVLPDSLGLSSEQFQQLLDHYFPGYPLAEQAYSGSSLDYSRMLEKQDLEILLVQFASQSGVETEWLIAMIVSACLGNDHLWQDLGLWSRSDLSALLAHNFPELVNRNSKDMKWKKFLYKQLCEAEGLYVCRAPSCEVCKDYQQCFGPED
- a CDS encoding class I SAM-dependent methyltransferase, with protein sequence MKITKNFCQSVSLSIPKKVQCNICGWEGRHFLSDSWHNHTNCPKCRSGIRQRLFIIALQNIEELSFGKIITDRKLLHFAPEEIITSVIREKSAQYVTADYFRQDCDLKVDMSYMPQIENEQFYTVIAFDVLEHVPDYQKALEEVHRVLCSKGIAIFTVPQKDNLEKTYEDSSIVSLEDRTKHFGQCDHLRIFGDDFSRIVESKGFSVTAVNESDFSEDIVNKHVLFPPTLSRHPLATNYRKVFFCRKTS
- a CDS encoding TlpA family protein disulfide reductase gives rise to the protein MNIKNTLAALALMLAGNQGVMADQTAIKPFKPGSYQQILAANANQPLMLAVWSVDCPSCLKDMEILNKIHEKRPALKIVMLATDDAEALPEIQRIIDSHKLSGLENWAFVSDNPEKLRYEIDPAWYGELPRTYFFDATHQREGKSGAMSLEEFEAQFSKMRM
- a CDS encoding 2Fe-2S iron-sulfur cluster-binding protein; amino-acid sequence: MAKSTITFEDINVTVTVPAGTRVIEVSEKVGSGITYGCREGDCGTCIMKVTSGWNNLTEPSVLEDKILRENMAGKHNRLACQAQVLGGEISLKPV
- a CDS encoding 4Fe-4S dicluster domain-containing protein yields the protein MALQIIESCVNCYACEPLCPSKAIYMSEKAGHFRINPKKCTECEGDYKDTQCASICPIEGAILDALGVPINPPGSLTGIPPEKMAEAMAELQAH
- a CDS encoding TonB-dependent receptor; the protein is MRTTTKISPALLMLPGMMAMPLVLQAADKQEISTLSDVIVSEESEDGRPETPSKTDFSTPKTKVTKKAIEKTNAVTTVDSVKYESGVFARQRYIGDQNAPIGMRGSNPYQGGRVMAFMDGMPIWNPLQISFNGSPRWGLIGPGEIKSVDILSGPFSAEYSGNAMGGVINYNTLMPQKREIYTEATYFVQPYEFEGTKANLQGFKTFGSYGDKFGDFSTYFSYNHIENEGQPMTPQHGVDNPAAATGARLANATTGANLERNPRTGALRYNYGDDGIQHSTDNLYKWKANYAITPELDTMFTAAYQEFERTNVGQSFITDVNGNTIYPSQYARYSVNGRVLTNNPTTLGASTQKRETLTLGWGLKGRIIGNWFNNTNISLFDILKDQTISSNYHPNDPNRVTTGRDSSFDDSGWFSLSTKFNNDEFLGRKDLSFSTGYEFQHSRILLTQYNLSNYATNTKISGNPISSQSGGTTDTHALFGQLSWRFMQDWDATIGTRLERWNTYDGIYLTSTAPTGSGLTNAQAMAGALNPTDRQVSRWSPKFSLGYEPGRWKFRYSVGKAYKFPLPEELFGNSSGVSGNVSFADATLKPEDGTHHNLLAEYDFNNGYIRLNLFHENVRNAIYNQSIYLPGSSVLSTLVSSIGEVETDGLDFTVNHDRVFGSNFDVKLNTTILNAEIIENERNPAYVGKQFPLMPNYRANLLTTYHYGNDWDFSVGTRYSGRQFSQLDNSDLQLPYYSAFSESVYVDLKATYRFNKAGHVSAGIDNINDYQAFYNHPLPQRTFFAQVGYKF
- a CDS encoding efflux transporter outer membrane subunit, producing MPFRFLYVGILLLTSGCNLLTEYQRPTVETPAQWHEPAQSGSTTVDPQWWQAFSSSQLNRLMSEALAYNNDLAAARQRVEQARAQAKIAGAGLWPAASLSGDFTDSRNNKTDSQQTSGQIDIGYEVDLWGANRARRDAGTALMLSQIFARDALQLVVMADVGQAYFNLLAIQERRQIASDFLDTVNAILTIIEARQQAGAAYVLEVAQQRTAQANARASLDLLMQQQTLAENSLTILLGHPPQTVPLEAARFADLVVPGIAAEQPATLLQRRPDIGQLEMQLIAANADIAVARAAFYPKLQLSLGSILANPQPAGVAATLAAGLTQPLFQGGRLEGALSNALAANAELAETYRKTVLTAFKEVEDAAAIYNNSSRRLKALQTAAEQARLAYNISQERYRLGAIDYQALLNTQTSYLSTENSRVQARLDVLVAQVQLYKALGGGWSLSEQNTDLSDLAPGP
- a CDS encoding REP-associated tyrosine transposase, which gives rise to MTEYRRFYIPNAMWFFTVNLAERKNNYLLIDKIDVLRNAFRYVKQRRPFQIDAIVILPEHLHCIWTLPPDDGDFSVRWNMLKGRFSRSIDHGERISKSRQKRHERGIWQRRLWAHLIEDQDDYNRHVDYIHWNPVKHGHVKSAIDWPYSSFHRFVKQGVYEENWGESEEPDIKGIE
- a CDS encoding ArsC/Spx/MgsR family protein, encoding MATVHFYEKPGCLNNTRQKQLLSAAGHLLVIYDLLQHPWANDPAKLRSFFGDKPVSDWFNRSAPAVKQGLIDPDALDEQQAIELMVAQPLLIRRPLMEADNRRVSGFDEAEVDAWLGLKSPPTGKDLESCPRQSHAEACKP
- a CDS encoding FprA family A-type flavoprotein; this translates as MNSLKLESDDGVPLAIALSERVYWVGAFDPNLRTFDIILKTANGTSYNAYVIRGSEGVAVIDTVKEGFANDFFARLESVADYSEIKVIVLNHLEPDHTGALPELMKRAPQAQLFISQKAQSMLKGLLKQDELSFTPVVTGDKVSLGDRSLEFLHTPYLHWPDTQCTYAPEEAMLFSGDVFGCHFCDKRLYNDKVGDFRFSFEYYYAHIMRPFKEYVVHALELIEPLPLKLIAPTHGPILRDHPQHYIQRYRQLSTPALHNELKPNQKTLLIFYISSYGNTRRMAEAIYQGAMQVEDVRVSLYDLEGGEVSPFVDLIEEAEGLVLGTPTINGDAVKPIWDLLSSLTVVNLKNKLGGVFGSYGWTGEGVRLVEDRLRGLKLRVPIPGLRVKLIPTDDEILECKAFGLELAQELTGIRESKVINFADL